Proteins from a genomic interval of Colias croceus chromosome 2, ilColCroc2.1:
- the LOC123705567 gene encoding uncharacterized protein LOC123705567 — MANRNQNSLDVILTYDNRNMQSDTSVVVSTSHIPGMDNAAGSGARHGPAGRSKLRYGSLALGAFLTMHCRVAASALTGGFFLFILFLVTATASLANPMRHFEVYLGQWSISGPGRAFRIIPMLDGIGIAICINTLIRAINCCTIAAIAAIYVLHSISDSKLPFTYCRDFDLKPYDPVLKDISTLTLRESRFSLSVGEVDEDYRDDEYYTVGTDDFAWRNASFRSDVRDSDVSKNTHQIQMCKEEYSSGYPTLYSTPAYNFFYVEVASLRTDYNFGQFNMPLVLSIVLVWISLWLLMISERLAYGRLIWNNMQTFLLAIPWIWSLILVFTAVTNLASIPRALRRVYRIGVKEIFAGIADALEVALYIHSASTGTELIHGKGLNHYASGHIDPHLNSENVWHSGLLLLLTGLHSSGAAVCALVDYIQPNTKATYNMRESTLWIIPMYSKCVLICNYSHFMSVLIFSGLALSYMTVAYMSVKTALHTIFEYKVKLVFAEQVVVAGTILSCMSLSLLYATTGGLALLESVDAIMTGISMPFVCLLELIAMLYVYRSHDFVSDMNIATEENACSTRIDAQWQIIPFVTFATILMKASALSDAEMPHIFMFLALVPLAGVMLSVPTRACVNVYRFIKSGRRTRN, encoded by the exons ATGGCGAACAGAAATCAAAATTCTCTGGATGTAATACTTACATACGACAACAGGAATATG cAAAGCGATACGTCTGTCGTGGTATCAACGTCTCACATCCCCGGGATGGATAATGCGGCGGGCAGCGGGGCGCGGCACGGACCTGCGGGACGATCTAAACTGCGATACGGGTCTCTGGCCTTAGGGGCATTTCTAACTATGCACTGTCGAGTTGCGGCTTCAGCTCTGACTGGTGGTTTTT TCCTTTTCATATTGTTTCTGGTAACGGCAACTGCAAGTTTGGCAAATCCTATGCGTCATTTCGAAGTATACCTTGGTCAGTGGAGTATCAGTGGTCCCGGTCGCGCTTTTCGGATTATTCCTATGCTAGATG GTATTGgaattgcaatatgtataaatacattaatacgTGCCATCAACTGTTGCACTATAGCGGCGATAGCAGCGATTTATGTATTACACTCAATATCGGATTCCAAATTACCATTCACATATTGTAG GGATTTTGATTTAAAGCCATATGATCCTGTTCTTAAAGATATTTCTACGTTGACTCTAAGGGAG TCTAGGTTTTCACTATCGGTCGGAGAAGTAGATGAAGATTATAGAGATGATGAATATTATACTGTGGGTACAGACGATTTCGCTTGGAGAAATGCGTCATTCAGGAG CGATGTAAGAGATTCAGATGTAAGCAAAAATACTCATCAAATACAAATGTGTAAGGAGGAATATAGCTCTGGCTACCCAACACTGTATAGCACTCCAGCATATAACTTTTTCTA TGTGGAGGTGGCTTCACTGCGTACAGACTATAATTTTGGCCAGTTTAATATGCCTCTTGTGCTAAGTATTGTGCTTGTTTGGATATCGTTGTGGTTGTTAATGATAAGTGAACGTCTGGCATACGGGCGA CTAATTTGGAATAATATGCAGACTTTTCTACTGGCAATACCATGGATTTGGtcattaatattagtattcaCGGCTGTTACAAATCTCGCCTCCATACCTCGAGCTTTACGTAGAGTTTACCGAATCGgtgtaaaagaaatatttgCT GGTATTGCAGATGCATTGGAAGTAGCGCTCTATATACATTCTGCTAGTACTGGTACTGAACTAATTCACGGAAAGGGACTCAATCATTACG cttCGGGGCATATAGATCCACATTTAAATAGTGAAAATGTATGGCATAGTggactattattattattgactgGCTTACACTCGAGCGGTGCGGCTGTTTGCGCTCTCGTAGACTACATACAGCCAAATACAAAAGCAACATACAATATGCGTGAAA GTACACTATGGATAATACCTATGTACTCGAAATGTGTTTTGATCTGTAATTACTCGCACTTTAT GTCTGTACTAATATTTAGCGGTCTTGCCTTATCATACATGACTGTGGCATACATGTCTGTGAAAACGGCTCTCCATACAATCTTTGAATACAAAGTTAAATTAGT GTTTGCAGAACAAGTAGTAGTAGCAGGCACCATATTGAGTTGTATGAGTCTCAGCTTGTTATACGCTACTACC GGCGGACTTGCACTATTGGAAAGTGTCGATGCAATTATGACGGGAATATCGATGCCTTTTGTGTGCCTGTTAGAACTAATCGCTATGCTATACGTATATCGCAGTCACGACTTTGTATCAGACATGAATATTGCGACAGAAGAGAACGCTTGTTCAACACGGATTGACGCCCAATGGCAAATAATACCATTTGTTACTTTT GCAACCATATTGATGAAAGCTTCTGCTCTAAGCGATGCTGAAATGCCCCACATATTTATGTTCTTAGCACTAGTGCCTTTAGCCGGTGTGATGCTCTCTGTGCCTACTAGAGCTTGTGTTAACGTATATCGTTTCATTAAATCAGGCAGACGCACTCGAAATTAA